The Neobacillus sp. OS1-2 genome includes a window with the following:
- a CDS encoding amino acid ABC transporter ATP-binding protein yields the protein MLEIKDIHKSFGQNEILKGVDLRIDKGDVVVILGPSGSGKTTLLRCINFLEKADHGHAIFGSTDVNLKSASKKQIHDIRQKVAFVFQNYNLFTNKTALENVTEGLIIGRKVPKAEAMEIGKKALDKVGLTDKYHSYPVELSGGQQQRVGIARAVALNPEIILFDEPTSALDPELVGEVLTVMKDIAKDGTTMLVVTHEMSFAKDVANRVVFMDGGVIVEEGPPKEIFTSPKEERTQQFLKRVLPEDYIFYI from the coding sequence ATGTTAGAAATCAAAGATATTCATAAATCATTTGGTCAGAATGAGATTTTAAAAGGCGTTGATTTACGCATTGATAAAGGGGATGTCGTTGTTATTCTTGGACCAAGCGGTTCCGGCAAAACCACCTTACTTAGATGTATTAACTTTTTGGAGAAGGCGGATCACGGCCATGCCATTTTTGGATCCACAGATGTCAATTTGAAATCGGCCTCTAAAAAGCAAATACACGATATCAGACAGAAGGTCGCTTTTGTTTTTCAAAATTATAATTTGTTTACTAATAAAACCGCACTGGAAAATGTGACAGAGGGGCTCATTATTGGCAGAAAGGTTCCGAAAGCGGAGGCAATGGAGATAGGCAAAAAAGCATTGGATAAAGTCGGTCTGACAGATAAATACCATTCCTACCCTGTTGAATTATCAGGCGGGCAGCAACAACGTGTTGGTATTGCCAGAGCGGTTGCCTTAAATCCGGAGATCATTCTGTTTGATGAGCCAACCTCTGCTTTAGACCCGGAATTAGTCGGAGAAGTGTTAACCGTCATGAAGGATATCGCCAAAGACGGCACCACCATGTTGGTCGTCACTCACGAAATGTCATTTGCGAAGGACGTAGCAAATCGCGTCGTCTTCATGGACGGCGGAGTCATTGTCGAAGAAGGCCCTCCTAAGGAGATTTTCACCAGTCCAAAGGAAGAAAGGACTCAGCAATTCTTAAAACGCGTCCTTCCGGAGGATTATATCTTTTATATTTAG
- a CDS encoding amino acid ABC transporter permease: MSEGLNYSFLVKTFFTALSGVPTALIITIVALLIALPLAFLLALTRINRIPVLHRFAQVYVSFVRGTPVIVQIFIVYSSVPLVLTSLFKKFHIETNIYDVNPIWYAFIVFTLNTIAILIEVFRSSISTVSKGQLEAAYSVGLTNVQAFRRIIIPQTLVVALPNICTATVNLIKATSLGYAMSLQEITLRAKVAANVGYNYVEAYIDIFLVYLILCSLVEYLFKVYEKRLSKYKAINA, encoded by the coding sequence GTGTCCGAGGGTTTAAATTATTCGTTTTTAGTGAAGACCTTTTTCACGGCATTATCCGGGGTACCCACCGCACTCATTATAACCATTGTCGCCTTATTAATTGCCCTTCCGCTGGCTTTTCTGCTTGCGTTGACAAGAATTAATCGAATTCCCGTGCTGCATCGTTTCGCTCAAGTCTATGTATCATTTGTCAGAGGGACTCCCGTTATTGTCCAAATTTTTATTGTCTATAGCAGTGTCCCATTAGTGCTCACATCGCTATTTAAAAAGTTTCATATTGAAACGAATATCTATGATGTTAATCCGATTTGGTACGCCTTTATTGTTTTCACCCTGAATACCATTGCAATTCTTATTGAAGTTTTTCGTTCTTCTATTAGTACCGTTAGTAAAGGCCAGTTGGAAGCTGCTTACTCCGTCGGATTAACCAATGTCCAAGCATTTCGGAGAATTATCATTCCTCAGACACTGGTTGTCGCCTTACCAAATATTTGTACCGCAACCGTCAATCTGATCAAAGCAACCTCATTAGGGTATGCAATGTCATTGCAGGAAATTACACTAAGGGCGAAAGTGGCAGCTAATGTCGGCTACAATTATGTGGAGGCTTACATCGATATTTTCCTTGTCTATTTGATTTTATGCAGTTTAGTAGAATACTTATTTAAGGTATATGAAAAACGATTAAGCAAATATAAAGCAATAAATGCCTAA
- a CDS encoding amino acid ABC transporter permease, with protein MEKYFDAKYIWESFPQLIPYIKVTFLVAGLSVVIGTLFGFLLAAMKLSNSKIAQKIANGYTTALRCTPSIVLLFLVYYGIPKLAEGFGLNLSDVDKIFFIVITFSLQFAAAMSEVIRSAYQSIDRGQFEAAVSVGLSNTQAYRRIIFPQAFVVALPNFGNSLLELIKEGSLAYTIGLIDVMGKASLIIDGRFNAHALETYLALSVIYWVISIAIEQLFLKLEKVFSKGKQVINPT; from the coding sequence ATGGAGAAATATTTTGATGCTAAATATATATGGGAGTCCTTCCCGCAGTTAATACCCTATATAAAAGTAACATTTCTGGTTGCCGGCCTCTCGGTCGTGATTGGAACCCTATTCGGTTTTTTGTTGGCCGCTATGAAATTAAGTAACAGCAAGATTGCACAAAAGATCGCCAATGGGTATACAACGGCATTAAGATGTACACCCTCAATCGTTCTGCTCTTCCTTGTATACTATGGGATTCCAAAACTCGCTGAAGGCTTCGGCCTGAATCTAAGCGATGTTGATAAAATCTTCTTTATTGTCATTACCTTTTCCCTGCAATTTGCCGCTGCCATGTCAGAGGTCATCCGATCAGCCTATCAATCAATTGACCGGGGACAATTTGAGGCCGCAGTCAGTGTTGGGTTAAGTAATACGCAAGCATACCGAAGAATCATTTTTCCACAGGCATTTGTGGTTGCCTTACCAAACTTCGGTAACAGCTTGCTTGAATTAATTAAAGAGGGATCGCTAGCCTATACCATCGGGTTAATTGATGTGATGGGAAAAGCGAGTCTCATCATCGATGGCCGCTTTAATGCTCATGCCTTAGAAACCTACCTTGCTTTATCCGTTATCTATTGGGTCATATCCATTGCCATTGAACAGCTTTTCTTAAAGTTAGAAAAAGTTTTTAGTAAAGGGAAACAAGTAATAAATCCTACATAA
- a CDS encoding transporter substrate-binding domain-containing protein encodes MKKKNVFKAAVTALSLSILLAGCGTSTTSGKSSDADSKVIKVKIAYDQASKPMSYNDDKGNPTGYDVEVMKLVDKLLPDYEFEFVGTSSDDLLVGVEQGKYQAGVKNAFWTQERTEKFIYPKEFLGLSSAGLVLKKKNADIKSLEDFASKGFTLAPIAANNAQYTIIDEYNKANPDNKVKLKAGDAFTVDVVQWVNEGRVDGGVIIEGAYEKQVNDPNGPYYNLKDEVVYNEFAVIKTWPLFNKKEQKFADAYDKAIKQLQEEKKPNELSKKFYGRDLFEVLDKVKR; translated from the coding sequence ATGAAGAAAAAGAATGTTTTTAAGGCAGCAGTAACAGCATTATCATTGTCCATTCTGTTAGCAGGTTGCGGGACCAGTACCACTTCCGGTAAATCTTCTGACGCTGATTCAAAGGTAATAAAGGTGAAAATCGCCTATGACCAAGCTTCCAAACCAATGTCCTATAACGACGACAAAGGAAATCCAACTGGATATGATGTGGAAGTGATGAAATTGGTCGATAAATTACTACCAGACTATGAATTTGAATTCGTGGGGACTTCTAGTGATGATTTATTAGTCGGGGTTGAACAAGGGAAATATCAAGCAGGTGTGAAAAATGCCTTCTGGACACAGGAAAGAACAGAGAAATTTATTTACCCTAAAGAGTTCCTTGGTTTAAGCAGCGCCGGACTTGTCTTAAAGAAGAAGAATGCAGACATTAAATCGCTAGAAGATTTCGCTTCGAAGGGCTTTACCCTTGCACCTATCGCTGCGAACAATGCCCAATATACCATTATTGATGAATATAATAAGGCTAATCCAGATAACAAAGTGAAATTAAAAGCTGGAGATGCATTTACAGTAGACGTTGTTCAATGGGTGAATGAAGGACGTGTAGACGGCGGTGTCATCATTGAAGGTGCATATGAAAAGCAAGTTAATGATCCTAATGGCCCTTATTACAACTTAAAAGATGAAGTAGTTTACAACGAATTCGCTGTAATTAAAACCTGGCCGTTATTTAACAAAAAAGAACAGAAATTTGCCGATGCCTATGATAAAGCCATCAAGCAGCTGCAAGAGGAAAAGAAACCAAACGAATTAAGTAAAAAGTTCTATGGCAGAGACTTATTTGAGGTCCTAGATAAGGTTAAACGATAA
- a CDS encoding acyl-CoA dehydrogenase family protein codes for MLNLFIKTEVQKTWLQKLHEKEASFKNKSAEIDELAIFPKENIAELVEMGYSSLTLPAEYGGEGLKVYDMVLLQETLASFDGTTGLTIGWNLGVVGELFETKLWDQEKLNSFAKEILNGALVNRAVSEAQTGSPTRGGRPGTTAVKKDGSWVLTGRKTFTTMSPVLTYFLTSAWIEEKQQVGFFLLHKDLDGLTIDETWDVIAMRGSGSHDLVLDHVIVDDSKLVELPSTPSGGKINGWILHIPACYLGIAQAARDYAVHFANHHAPNSLNGPISQLPNVQQHLGEIDLELIRARHLLYSVAEAYDDPARREYIENELGVVKHTVTNSAITIVDKAMRVVGAKSLQRSNPLQRYYRDVRAGLHNPPMDDMTIKKLALSAIEQEKGRLV; via the coding sequence ATGCTTAACCTTTTTATCAAAACAGAAGTACAAAAAACATGGCTGCAAAAATTGCATGAAAAAGAGGCAAGTTTTAAAAACAAATCAGCAGAAATTGATGAATTAGCCATTTTCCCTAAGGAAAATATTGCAGAGTTAGTGGAAATGGGCTATTCAAGTCTCACCCTTCCAGCCGAATACGGCGGTGAGGGCTTAAAAGTCTATGATATGGTCCTCCTGCAAGAAACACTAGCAAGCTTCGATGGAACAACAGGACTCACAATAGGTTGGAATCTCGGGGTAGTCGGTGAACTCTTTGAAACAAAGCTTTGGGATCAGGAAAAATTGAATTCTTTCGCAAAGGAAATTCTTAATGGCGCCTTAGTAAACCGAGCTGTAAGTGAAGCCCAAACAGGGAGCCCGACAAGAGGCGGCCGCCCCGGAACTACCGCGGTCAAGAAAGATGGTTCATGGGTGCTGACAGGGCGGAAAACATTTACCACCATGTCACCTGTATTAACCTATTTTCTAACATCAGCATGGATTGAAGAAAAACAGCAGGTAGGATTTTTCCTTCTACATAAAGATTTAGACGGATTAACGATTGATGAGACATGGGATGTTATCGCGATGAGAGGATCAGGAAGCCACGACCTCGTTCTCGATCATGTAATTGTTGATGATTCTAAGCTTGTCGAACTACCGTCCACACCTAGCGGCGGAAAAATAAATGGCTGGATCTTGCACATTCCTGCCTGCTATCTTGGTATCGCCCAAGCAGCACGCGACTATGCTGTCCATTTTGCCAATCATCATGCCCCTAATAGTCTCAACGGGCCGATTAGCCAATTACCAAATGTGCAGCAACACTTAGGGGAGATTGACTTAGAATTAATCCGGGCCAGACATTTACTCTACAGTGTAGCGGAAGCTTATGATGATCCGGCACGACGAGAGTATATCGAAAACGAACTTGGCGTGGTCAAACATACCGTGACAAACTCGGCCATTACCATTGTTGATAAAGCGATGCGAGTTGTCGGTGCAAAAAGCCTTCAGCGGAGTAATCCACTACAACGTTACTACCGCGACGTAAGGGCAGGTCTTCATAATCCACCAATGGATGATATGACAATTAAAAAATTAGCCCTCTCAGCTATTGAACAAGAGAAAGGGAGATTAGTTTAG
- a CDS encoding ABC transporter permease, which yields MNIWESFKIALSSIWNHKVRSILTMLGIIIGVAAVILIVAIGQGTRKQMTNELFGTDKNAIELYYEYTPPEGEPEQFWEEPELTTEDVQTLAKVPGVKAVIATNQGWGAMVRNDERADMQITGVGAEFFTAKNIKVVEGRALYAADNDGLNRVVLIDTGVRKKFFKESENPIGEIIDLNDNPYKVVGVYESPIPEQYRNPDGGEMLMPRTVISMMFGNREIEQLSVIASDAEKVSETGKLAAATLTEKKGLENGNYATNDFEDYEKELNTVISLLTLLIGSIAGISLLVGGIGVMNIMLVSVTERTREIGLRKAIGATRRKILLQFLIEAITLTSLGGLIGIGLAAIGTILVSQLSPIVATVSPLIVLIGVSFSALIGIIFGLLPANKASKLSPIDALRYE from the coding sequence ATGAACATTTGGGAGAGTTTCAAAATCGCCCTTTCCTCCATCTGGAATCATAAGGTAAGATCCATCTTAACAATGCTCGGTATTATTATCGGCGTCGCTGCCGTGATCCTAATTGTTGCCATTGGACAAGGCACACGGAAACAAATGACAAACGAATTGTTTGGCACCGATAAGAATGCTATTGAACTTTATTATGAATATACCCCGCCAGAAGGAGAACCGGAACAATTTTGGGAAGAACCGGAATTGACGACGGAAGATGTTCAAACACTAGCAAAGGTTCCCGGGGTAAAAGCCGTGATTGCTACAAATCAAGGGTGGGGCGCCATGGTCCGTAATGACGAGCGTGCAGATATGCAAATTACCGGTGTTGGTGCGGAGTTCTTCACTGCGAAAAATATTAAGGTTGTCGAAGGAAGGGCTTTGTACGCTGCTGATAATGATGGCTTGAACCGTGTCGTCCTTATTGATACCGGAGTCCGGAAGAAATTTTTCAAGGAATCGGAAAATCCAATTGGTGAAATAATTGACTTAAACGATAATCCCTACAAGGTTGTAGGTGTCTATGAATCTCCCATTCCGGAACAGTACCGAAATCCTGATGGCGGAGAAATGTTGATGCCGCGTACGGTTATCTCAATGATGTTCGGCAACCGGGAGATTGAACAATTATCTGTGATTGCCAGTGATGCTGAAAAGGTTTCTGAAACTGGCAAACTAGCTGCTGCAACACTGACAGAAAAAAAAGGATTAGAAAATGGAAACTATGCAACAAACGACTTTGAAGACTATGAAAAAGAATTAAACACGGTGATTTCCTTACTGACATTACTAATTGGCAGTATCGCAGGAATTTCGCTCTTAGTCGGCGGGATTGGTGTCATGAATATTATGCTCGTTTCTGTGACAGAAAGAACTCGAGAAATTGGACTCCGAAAAGCCATCGGTGCTACCAGAAGGAAAATTCTCTTGCAATTTCTAATCGAAGCAATCACCCTAACCTCACTAGGGGGTCTGATTGGGATAGGACTAGCCGCAATTGGAACGATTTTAGTCTCTCAGTTGTCTCCGATAGTAGCCACAGTCAGTCCATTGATTGTCTTAATAGGGGTCAGTTTTTCCGCCTTAATCGGGATTATTTTCGGGCTTCTCCCAGCTAACAAAGCATCGAAGCTTAGCCCCATTGATGCGTTAAGATACGAATAA
- a CDS encoding ABC transporter ATP-binding protein, translated as MMKLSEITKVYGKGSLEVPVLHGIDLTIEDGEFVAIMGPSGSGKSTLMNIIGFLDYPTSGTFELNGEKVDSAKESALARLRNEHIGFVFQQFFMFPRDNAIKNVASPLIYAGVSKRERTERAKQMLVKVGLEDRMKHLPNQLSGGQKQRVAIARALVNNPTIILADEPTGALDSKTSEQIMRLFMQLNEEGKTVILVTHEEEIASYANRVITLKDGMITDDRRVAP; from the coding sequence TTGATGAAGCTAAGTGAAATAACAAAAGTATACGGAAAAGGCTCACTTGAGGTTCCTGTCCTCCATGGCATTGATTTAACGATTGAGGATGGCGAGTTTGTTGCTATTATGGGGCCATCGGGTTCCGGTAAATCTACCTTAATGAATATTATTGGCTTTTTAGATTATCCCACTTCAGGTACATTTGAACTAAATGGTGAAAAAGTCGATTCCGCAAAAGAAAGTGCTTTGGCACGCTTACGAAATGAACATATTGGCTTTGTTTTTCAACAATTCTTCATGTTTCCTAGGGATAACGCCATCAAAAACGTGGCATCACCGCTCATTTATGCCGGTGTATCAAAACGAGAGCGAACAGAAAGAGCCAAACAAATGCTAGTAAAGGTCGGATTAGAAGATCGAATGAAGCATTTACCGAATCAATTATCGGGAGGACAGAAGCAGCGGGTCGCCATTGCCAGAGCGCTCGTCAATAATCCAACGATTATTCTGGCGGATGAGCCGACCGGGGCACTTGATTCAAAAACCAGTGAACAAATCATGAGGTTGTTTATGCAACTGAACGAAGAAGGAAAGACCGTTATTCTCGTTACCCACGAGGAGGAAATTGCCTCTTATGCCAATAGGGTAATTACTTTAAAAGATGGCATGATCACCGATGACCGGAGGGTGGCACCATGA
- a CDS encoding biotin/lipoyl-binding protein, which produces MKKKVWVWIISIVVLLMIAGTATYFFTRGEAKPAGAEADSMGVTVQKASEQELTETILVTGKIVPESEQKVFLEPEKGEISEYKVAENQSVKTGDPLLIYDSSKIDNELKKAAREKELLQSKGKTEQSQIADLTKRITEAKKNPTTISAETGEESAPQVDVNQLAAEKVQLEMGYEGTKSEIAAADDRIKELNAQKKEMTIVSKMDGIIVKVNQNIAKTEAGAAEPVIHIISSQPYKVIGTMSEFDAVKIQAGQPVIIHPKVYKDREWKGAIESVSQFPNAEGGGGGEDFGGGAPGGNVTMYPFKVAITDDTSELRQGFHVSLEIKVGGADKKLGIPHPALVDEGGSKIVYILADGKLERREVKTGAMNDEFIEITDGVKLGELVVITPNPEMHDGMEVTSFDEAK; this is translated from the coding sequence GTGAAGAAAAAGGTTTGGGTTTGGATTATATCGATTGTTGTTTTACTAATGATTGCAGGTACAGCTACATACTTTTTTACCAGAGGTGAGGCAAAGCCTGCCGGAGCAGAAGCAGACAGTATGGGAGTAACGGTTCAAAAGGCTAGTGAGCAGGAATTGACAGAAACCATTCTTGTTACTGGCAAAATTGTCCCTGAAAGTGAGCAAAAGGTCTTCCTAGAACCTGAAAAAGGAGAGATTAGTGAATATAAGGTGGCGGAAAATCAGTCTGTTAAAACTGGTGACCCTCTACTAATTTATGATTCTTCAAAAATAGATAATGAGCTAAAAAAAGCAGCTCGTGAAAAAGAGCTACTGCAAAGTAAAGGAAAGACTGAACAAAGTCAAATTGCCGATTTAACTAAACGAATCACTGAAGCAAAAAAGAATCCAACCACAATCAGCGCTGAAACAGGTGAAGAAAGTGCACCACAAGTAGACGTAAACCAACTGGCAGCCGAAAAGGTGCAGCTAGAGATGGGTTACGAAGGTACAAAATCAGAAATAGCCGCAGCAGATGATCGTATCAAAGAACTAAATGCCCAGAAAAAAGAAATGACAATTGTCAGCAAAATGGATGGGATTATTGTTAAGGTAAACCAAAATATAGCAAAGACCGAGGCTGGAGCAGCCGAACCTGTCATCCATATTATCTCGAGTCAGCCTTATAAAGTCATTGGCACGATGAGTGAATTTGACGCGGTCAAGATTCAGGCAGGGCAGCCAGTCATCATCCATCCGAAGGTGTATAAAGACCGAGAATGGAAAGGGGCCATTGAATCAGTTTCGCAATTTCCAAATGCTGAAGGCGGCGGTGGTGGTGAAGACTTCGGCGGCGGGGCACCCGGCGGCAATGTGACGATGTATCCATTTAAGGTTGCGATCACAGATGATACATCAGAATTACGCCAAGGCTTCCATGTTTCTCTAGAAATTAAAGTCGGCGGCGCAGACAAAAAACTTGGCATCCCACATCCAGCACTTGTAGACGAAGGCGGGAGTAAAATTGTTTATATTTTAGCAGATGGGAAGCTTGAAAGACGGGAAGTGAAAACGGGGGCAATGAACGATGAATTCATCGAAATTACCGATGGAGTGAAGTTGGGTGAACTTGTCGTCATTACACCTAATCCAGAAATGCATGATGGAATGGAAGTGACCTCCTTTGATGAAGCTAAGTGA
- a CDS encoding TerC family protein, with translation MNMQNEVLSTFASMLDWHMWADVLSSPKAWGMILSLAVLECILSADNALVLSAFVKPLPKQQQKKALVYGLWGAYLFRFIFIGLGTFLIKLWFIKLIGAIYLLWLSIKFFIEKFKTKDGEEEEETHQPKGWLTKTFGVFWATVISVELMDLAFSVDSILTALAVSEEVWVILLGGMIGILLMRGVATFFISLMNRVPELESTAYVLITFIAIKMGLTLIDIHIPNEIFIIVMVLAFLLTFVIHGIRSKSQKKLSH, from the coding sequence GTGAATATGCAAAATGAAGTTTTATCAACTTTTGCCTCCATGTTAGATTGGCATATGTGGGCAGATGTCCTTTCCTCACCCAAAGCGTGGGGCATGATCTTATCCTTAGCAGTTCTGGAGTGTATTTTATCCGCGGATAATGCATTGGTATTGTCGGCGTTTGTTAAGCCATTACCAAAACAACAGCAGAAAAAGGCGTTAGTTTATGGATTATGGGGAGCTTACTTATTCCGTTTTATTTTTATTGGCCTTGGAACATTTCTTATTAAATTGTGGTTTATTAAGTTAATTGGTGCGATTTATCTCCTCTGGCTTTCCATTAAGTTTTTTATCGAAAAGTTTAAAACTAAAGATGGTGAAGAAGAGGAAGAAACACATCAACCAAAAGGCTGGTTAACGAAAACGTTTGGAGTATTCTGGGCGACAGTCATTAGTGTCGAGTTAATGGATTTAGCCTTTTCTGTCGATAGTATTCTTACGGCTCTCGCCGTTTCCGAAGAGGTTTGGGTCATCCTGCTTGGTGGTATGATTGGTATTCTGTTAATGCGTGGAGTTGCGACATTTTTCATTAGTCTCATGAATAGAGTCCCGGAACTTGAATCAACTGCCTATGTTTTGATTACATTTATTGCGATTAAGATGGGATTAACCCTCATAGATATTCACATTCCAAATGAAATTTTTATTATCGTTATGGTTTTAGCGTTTTTGTTAACATTTGTAATCCACGGAATTCGATCAAAATCGCAAAAGAAGCTTTCGCACTGA